A window of the Lactuca sativa cultivar Salinas chromosome 7, Lsat_Salinas_v11, whole genome shotgun sequence genome harbors these coding sequences:
- the LOC111895665 gene encoding cyclin-dependent kinase inhibitor 7 isoform X2 yields MIEETCISGCESTEEVSAMEVPNSDGEVRRSRDTDVTSSGTGKRRRLDSQDQESGFQLRFRSRREIDENFHENVVLTAVSGVSDHVSSFMCSIIDDSRPDLKAECLSETEIFMFSNDGLRETSASSVVSLESEEMESLSTSTPKKKKKTGAANEATSGRKPPPEKSPSPAELEEFFSEAEKYEKKRFTEKYNYDIVKDVPMEGRYQWVRLKP; encoded by the exons ATGATCGAGGAAACGTGTATAAGCGGATGTGAAAGCACAGAAGAGGTTTCAGCAATGGAGGTTCCAAATTCCGATGGAGAAGTCCGGCGGAGTAGAGATACAGATGTTACAAGCTCCGGCACCGGTAAGAGAAGAAGATTGGATTCTCAAGATCAGGAGAGTGGTTTCCAGCTTCGGTTTCGGTCTCGACGTGAGATTGACGAAAATTTCCATGAGAATGTTGTTTTGACGGCGGTGTCTGGTGTTTCTGATCATGTTTCGTCGTTTATGTGCTCTATTATTGACGATTCCAGACCAGATCTGAAG GCGGAGTGTCTTTCCGAAACAGAAATCTTCATGTTCAGTAACGACGGTCTCAG AGAGACATCTGCATCAAGTGTGGTTTCCTTGGAATCAGAAGAAATGGAGTCGTTATCCACATCTactccaaagaagaagaagaagaccggAGCCGCAAACGAAGCTACTTCCGGTCGTAAACCACCACCGGAAAAGTCTCCTTCTCCGGCCGAGCTTGAAGAATTTTTCTCAGAAGCGGAAAAGTACGAAAAGAAACGTTTCACAGAAAA GTACAACTATGATATCGTGAAAGATGTTCCAATGGAAGGAAGGTACCAATGGGTTCGATTAAAGCCATAA
- the LOC111895665 gene encoding cyclin-dependent kinase inhibitor 7 isoform X1 yields the protein MIEETCISGCESTEEVSAMEVPNSDGEVRRSRDTDVTSSGTGKRRRLDSQDQESGFQLRFRSRREIDENFHENVVLTAVSGVSDHVSSFMCSIIDDSRPDLKAECLSETEIFMFSNDGLSRETSASSVVSLESEEMESLSTSTPKKKKKTGAANEATSGRKPPPEKSPSPAELEEFFSEAEKYEKKRFTEKYNYDIVKDVPMEGRYQWVRLKP from the exons ATGATCGAGGAAACGTGTATAAGCGGATGTGAAAGCACAGAAGAGGTTTCAGCAATGGAGGTTCCAAATTCCGATGGAGAAGTCCGGCGGAGTAGAGATACAGATGTTACAAGCTCCGGCACCGGTAAGAGAAGAAGATTGGATTCTCAAGATCAGGAGAGTGGTTTCCAGCTTCGGTTTCGGTCTCGACGTGAGATTGACGAAAATTTCCATGAGAATGTTGTTTTGACGGCGGTGTCTGGTGTTTCTGATCATGTTTCGTCGTTTATGTGCTCTATTATTGACGATTCCAGACCAGATCTGAAG GCGGAGTGTCTTTCCGAAACAGAAATCTTCATGTTCAGTAACGACGGTCTCAG TAGAGAGACATCTGCATCAAGTGTGGTTTCCTTGGAATCAGAAGAAATGGAGTCGTTATCCACATCTactccaaagaagaagaagaagaccggAGCCGCAAACGAAGCTACTTCCGGTCGTAAACCACCACCGGAAAAGTCTCCTTCTCCGGCCGAGCTTGAAGAATTTTTCTCAGAAGCGGAAAAGTACGAAAAGAAACGTTTCACAGAAAA GTACAACTATGATATCGTGAAAGATGTTCCAATGGAAGGAAGGTACCAATGGGTTCGATTAAAGCCATAA